The Saccharothrix variisporea genome has a segment encoding these proteins:
- a CDS encoding LysE family translocator has translation MHLDFTQLPTFLIACAVVVLPPGVDAFLLLRTSMRAGTRAGLWALAGIHTAAAVQVLLVISGLGVVIAKYPPVLTGLRWIGAAYLLYLAVTIARGLIRRASVGDSGEVASVRPFRQGFLTNITNPKMLLFSLAFLPQFIGTGTPTAQLGMLAVVFLAAAALWELFIVLAAGRMATRLGRPSVTTALDAVCAAVFFTMSVGLVV, from the coding sequence ATGCACCTGGACTTCACCCAGCTGCCGACGTTCCTGATCGCGTGCGCGGTGGTCGTGCTGCCGCCAGGCGTGGACGCCTTCCTCCTGCTCCGGACATCGATGCGCGCCGGCACCCGAGCGGGCCTGTGGGCCCTGGCCGGCATCCACACCGCCGCCGCCGTGCAGGTGTTGCTGGTGATCTCGGGCCTGGGCGTGGTGATCGCGAAGTACCCGCCGGTGCTGACGGGCCTGCGCTGGATCGGCGCGGCGTACCTGCTGTACCTGGCGGTGACCATCGCGCGCGGCCTGATCCGGCGGGCATCGGTCGGCGACAGCGGCGAGGTGGCATCGGTCCGACCGTTCCGGCAGGGCTTCCTGACCAACATCACCAACCCGAAGATGCTGCTGTTCTCGCTCGCGTTCCTGCCGCAGTTCATCGGCACCGGGACCCCCACGGCACAGCTGGGAATGCTGGCCGTGGTGTTCCTCGCCGCAGCGGCCCTGTGGGAACTGTTCATCGTCCTAGCCGCAGGCCGCATGGCCACCCGCCTAGGCCGCCCAAGCGTCACAACCGCCCTCGACGCCGTGTGCGCCGCAGTGTTCTTCACCATGTCGGTCGGCCTAGTCGTCTAA
- a CDS encoding cytochrome P450, with the protein MDLFQLGRDDLRSLRVDAPVHRDERTGLWLVSRYADVKAVLADPKTFHPDNALTAVTPIPSPVLRTLARAGFSLPPTLANNGTDTHTGLRRLVAAFLTPSRVARMRPRIAELARERLRGLSGVVDLHPALARDLPAVVLLEVMGIRDVDVDKLKAWSTASLELFWGDVTVERQHELAGPAAEFHQWLTARIKAADPAGDDLFAALRREDVPVRDAAGLCYFLLIAGQETTTQLLCAVFDAVLRHRDLWSRLGEPGMAERCVEEVLRRDPPVNTWRRVAARDVTISGVAVPKGAQLLLMLAGTGSDPEVFDEPERLCPMRPNARKHLAFGFGRHFCLGAGLARLEAEVVLRETFDRFPNLRLASDEPPPMLGLLSFRAPLSVRVELGDQDELSAGGAGFQGLVGAGGLGQR; encoded by the coding sequence GTGGACCTCTTCCAGCTCGGGCGGGACGACCTGCGGTCGCTGCGCGTGGACGCACCGGTCCACCGCGACGAGCGGACCGGGTTGTGGCTGGTCAGCCGGTACGCCGACGTCAAGGCGGTGCTGGCGGACCCGAAGACCTTCCACCCCGACAACGCCCTGACCGCCGTGACCCCGATCCCGTCGCCGGTCCTGCGCACGCTGGCCCGCGCGGGCTTCTCACTGCCGCCGACCCTGGCCAACAACGGCACCGACACCCACACGGGTTTGCGTCGGCTGGTCGCGGCTTTCCTCACCCCGTCGAGGGTCGCTCGGATGCGTCCTCGGATCGCGGAGCTGGCGCGCGAACGTTTGCGCGGGTTGAGCGGTGTCGTCGATCTCCACCCGGCGTTGGCGCGGGACCTGCCGGCGGTGGTGTTGCTGGAGGTCATGGGCATCCGGGACGTGGACGTCGACAAGCTCAAGGCGTGGAGCACGGCGTCGCTGGAGCTGTTCTGGGGTGACGTGACCGTCGAGCGCCAGCACGAGCTGGCCGGGCCCGCCGCCGAGTTCCACCAGTGGCTGACCGCGCGGATCAAGGCCGCCGACCCGGCCGGGGACGACCTGTTCGCCGCGCTGCGCCGGGAGGACGTGCCGGTCCGGGACGCCGCCGGCCTGTGCTACTTCCTGCTGATCGCGGGCCAGGAGACCACGACGCAGCTGCTGTGCGCGGTGTTCGACGCCGTGCTGCGGCACCGCGACCTGTGGTCCCGGCTGGGGGAACCCGGCATGGCCGAGCGGTGCGTGGAGGAGGTGTTGCGCCGCGACCCGCCGGTCAACACGTGGCGGCGGGTGGCGGCGCGGGACGTGACGATCTCCGGGGTGGCCGTGCCGAAGGGCGCGCAGCTCCTGCTGATGCTCGCGGGCACCGGGTCCGACCCGGAGGTGTTCGACGAGCCGGAACGGCTGTGCCCGATGCGGCCCAACGCCCGCAAGCACCTCGCGTTCGGGTTCGGCCGGCACTTCTGCCTCGGCGCGGGCCTGGCCCGGCTGGAGGCGGAAGTGGTGCTGCGGGAGACGTTCGACCGGTTCCCGAACCTCCGCCTGGCCTCCGACGAGCCGCCGCCCATGCTGGGGCTGCTGTCGTTCCGCGCGCCGCTGAGCGTGCGGGTCGAGCTAGGGGACCAGGATGAGCTTTCCGCTGGTGGTGCGGGATTCCAGGGCCTCGTGGGCGCGGGCGGCCTCGGCCAGCGGTAG
- a CDS encoding quinone oxidoreductase family protein encodes MRAVRFTEFGPADVLKVVEVPDPVPGPGEELLRVTAIGVNFGETVIRSGKGRRLFPWYPAAAEPTGQLGSEVVGVTADGRRLIGVPNGDGYAELAVVKDGVEVPDHISDHEALALFLQGTTALHAVERARVAPGDRVLVEAAAGGVGSLLVQLAARAGATVVAAASSAEKRAHAQALGAHETVDYSVEGWDPGELDVVFSSVGGATARRSFDHLRNGEGRLVVFGFASGEPLDVTPADIFARGVSVIGLWNPLTPETTRKVFELDLQTTLGDALPLAEAARAHEALESRTTSGKLILVP; translated from the coding sequence ATGCGCGCAGTGCGGTTCACCGAGTTCGGCCCGGCCGACGTGCTGAAGGTCGTGGAGGTGCCCGACCCGGTGCCCGGCCCCGGCGAAGAGCTGCTGCGGGTCACCGCGATCGGCGTGAACTTCGGCGAGACGGTCATCCGCTCGGGCAAGGGCCGCAGGCTGTTCCCCTGGTACCCGGCGGCAGCGGAACCGACCGGGCAGCTCGGCAGCGAGGTCGTCGGCGTCACCGCGGACGGCCGCCGGCTCATCGGCGTCCCGAACGGCGACGGGTACGCCGAGCTGGCCGTCGTGAAGGACGGCGTGGAGGTGCCCGACCACATCAGCGACCACGAGGCCCTCGCCCTGTTCCTCCAGGGCACCACGGCTCTTCACGCCGTCGAACGCGCCCGCGTCGCGCCCGGTGACCGCGTCCTGGTGGAGGCCGCTGCCGGCGGGGTCGGCAGCCTGCTGGTCCAGCTCGCCGCACGCGCCGGGGCCACCGTGGTCGCCGCCGCGAGCAGCGCCGAGAAGCGTGCGCACGCCCAGGCCCTCGGTGCGCACGAGACCGTGGACTACAGCGTCGAGGGCTGGGACCCCGGCGAGCTGGACGTGGTGTTCTCGTCGGTCGGCGGGGCCACCGCCCGGCGGTCCTTCGACCACCTGCGCAACGGCGAGGGCCGGCTGGTCGTGTTCGGGTTCGCCAGTGGTGAGCCGCTGGACGTCACCCCGGCGGACATCTTCGCCCGGGGCGTCTCGGTGATCGGCCTGTGGAACCCGCTCACGCCCGAGACCACCCGAAAGGTCTTCGAGCTGGACCTGCAGACGACGCTCGGCGACGCCCTACCGCTGGCCGAGGCCGCCCGCGCCCACGAGGCCCTGGAATCCCGCACCACCAGCGGAAAGCTCATCCTGGTCCCCTAG
- a CDS encoding cobyrinate a,c-diamide synthase — protein MVNRLVVAAPASGSGKTTVATGLMAALRRAGDRVAPFKVGPDYIDPGYHGLATGRSGRNLDPVMVGEHRVAALFAHGSRGCDIAVVEGVMGLFDGRVDTEGIGSTAHVAKLLSAPVLFVVDARGQSRSLAALLHGFRGYDPTVRLGGVVLNQVGSARHEQVLRGACAEVGLEVLGVLPRDDRFVLPSRHLGLVTAAEHGSAAVEAVDAVAEAVAAHVDLDAVRRLAAEVPSMAVPAWDPAEEVTAVSGAPVVAVAGGAAFTFGYAEHVELLRAAGADVVVVDPLRDDDLPEGTAGLVLPGGFPEQHAAELSANTGLRAAVAALARSGAPVHAECGGLLYLARSLDGVPMCGVLDADGSMTPRLTLGYRDAVAPYDSVLARAGTRITGHEFHRTSMSAPAGAKPAWQWRGHDLKPVAEGFVVGGVHASYLHTHPASAPDAITRFVRACHSEQVRVEATR, from the coding sequence GTGGTGAACCGCCTGGTGGTCGCCGCGCCCGCGTCGGGCAGCGGCAAGACCACCGTGGCCACCGGCCTGATGGCGGCGCTGCGCCGCGCGGGGGACCGGGTGGCCCCCTTCAAGGTCGGGCCGGACTACATCGACCCCGGCTACCACGGGCTGGCCACCGGCCGTTCCGGGCGCAACCTCGACCCGGTCATGGTGGGGGAGCACCGCGTGGCGGCGCTGTTCGCGCACGGGTCGCGCGGCTGCGACATCGCCGTGGTCGAGGGCGTGATGGGGTTGTTCGACGGGCGGGTGGACACCGAGGGCATCGGGTCCACCGCGCACGTGGCCAAGCTGCTGTCCGCGCCCGTGTTGTTCGTCGTGGACGCGCGCGGCCAGAGCCGCAGCCTGGCCGCCCTGCTGCACGGGTTCCGCGGGTACGACCCGACCGTGCGGCTGGGCGGCGTGGTGCTCAACCAGGTCGGGTCGGCGCGGCACGAGCAGGTGCTGCGCGGGGCGTGCGCGGAGGTCGGGCTGGAGGTGTTGGGGGTGCTGCCGCGCGACGACCGCTTCGTGCTGCCGTCCCGGCACTTGGGCCTGGTCACCGCCGCCGAGCACGGGTCCGCCGCGGTCGAGGCCGTGGACGCGGTGGCGGAGGCGGTCGCGGCGCACGTCGACCTGGACGCGGTGCGGCGGCTCGCGGCCGAGGTGCCGTCGATGGCGGTGCCCGCGTGGGACCCGGCCGAGGAGGTGACGGCGGTGTCGGGTGCGCCCGTCGTCGCGGTGGCGGGCGGTGCTGCGTTTACCTTCGGGTACGCCGAGCACGTGGAGCTGCTGCGGGCGGCGGGCGCGGACGTCGTGGTCGTGGACCCGTTGCGGGACGACGACCTGCCGGAGGGCACGGCCGGGTTGGTGCTGCCGGGTGGGTTCCCCGAGCAGCACGCGGCCGAGCTGTCGGCCAACACCGGGTTGCGGGCGGCGGTCGCGGCACTGGCGCGGTCGGGTGCGCCCGTGCACGCGGAGTGCGGCGGATTGCTGTACCTGGCGCGGTCGCTGGACGGGGTGCCGATGTGCGGGGTGCTCGACGCTGATGGCTCGATGACTCCACGGCTCACGTTGGGCTACCGGGACGCCGTTGCCCCCTATGACTCCGTGCTGGCTCGTGCGGGGACGCGGATCACCGGCCACGAGTTCCACCGGACTTCGATGAGTGCGCCGGCGGGGGCCAAACCGGCCTGGCAGTGGCGTGGGCATGATTTGAAGCCGGTGGCCGAGGGTTTCGTGGTCGGCGGGGTGCATGCGTCCTATCTGCACACCCACCCGGCGTCCGCTCCGGACGCGATCACCCGCTTTGTGCGGGCTTGTCACAGTGAGCAGGTCCGGGTCGAGGCCACTCGTTAG
- a CDS encoding 8-amino-7-oxononanoate synthase: protein MSVSTGVSAPESVFDWIDTRAEARAKAGLARRVRPRPADSTDLDLASNDYLGLARDKRVAGAAAAASLRWGAGSTGSRLVTGSTDLHTELEYELANFCGTQSALVFSSGYAANLGVLTALSGPGTAIVADQHIHASLIDGTRLSKADVVVAGHCDVPKVAHALATRGKRRALVVTDSVFSVDGDLAPLAELAATCREHGSALVVDDAHGLGVVGEGGRGAVHAAGLAKAPDVVTTVTLSKSLGAMGGAVLGPSRVIKHLVDTARTFIFDTGLAPSSAAAALAALKVLREEPDRPTRALDVAQDLAFRLKEKGFRVSNPTAAVVSVQAPSPEAAVAWAEACRAQGVQVGCFRPPSVPDQISRLRLTARADLTEADVERAVRVISETGASAGAVSRPR from the coding sequence GTGAGTGTCAGCACAGGGGTGTCCGCGCCGGAGTCCGTGTTCGACTGGATCGACACGCGCGCGGAGGCGCGCGCGAAGGCGGGCCTGGCCCGCCGGGTCCGCCCGCGGCCGGCCGACTCGACCGACCTCGACCTCGCGTCCAACGACTACCTGGGCCTGGCCCGGGACAAGCGGGTCGCGGGCGCGGCGGCGGCGGCCTCGCTGCGCTGGGGCGCGGGATCGACCGGGTCCCGCCTGGTCACCGGCTCCACCGACCTGCACACCGAACTGGAGTACGAGCTCGCCAACTTCTGCGGCACCCAGTCCGCGCTGGTGTTCTCCTCCGGCTACGCGGCCAACCTGGGCGTGCTCACCGCCCTGTCCGGCCCCGGCACGGCCATCGTCGCCGACCAGCACATCCACGCCTCGCTGATCGACGGCACCCGGCTGTCCAAGGCGGACGTGGTCGTCGCGGGCCACTGCGACGTGCCGAAGGTCGCCCACGCCCTGGCCACCCGCGGCAAGCGACGCGCTCTCGTGGTGACGGACTCGGTGTTCTCCGTGGACGGCGACCTGGCCCCGCTCGCCGAACTCGCCGCCACCTGCCGGGAGCACGGGTCGGCGCTGGTCGTGGACGACGCCCACGGCCTGGGCGTGGTGGGCGAGGGCGGCCGCGGCGCGGTGCACGCGGCGGGCCTGGCGAAAGCACCCGATGTGGTGACGACGGTGACGCTGTCGAAGTCGCTGGGCGCGATGGGCGGCGCGGTCCTGGGCCCGAGCCGGGTGATCAAGCACCTGGTGGACACCGCGCGCACGTTCATCTTCGACACCGGCCTGGCCCCCAGCAGCGCCGCCGCCGCACTGGCCGCGCTGAAGGTGCTCCGCGAGGAGCCCGACCGACCCACCCGCGCCCTCGACGTGGCCCAGGACCTGGCGTTCCGCTTGAAGGAGAAGGGTTTCCGGGTCAGCAACCCGACCGCCGCCGTGGTGTCCGTCCAGGCCCCGTCGCCGGAGGCCGCCGTGGCGTGGGCCGAGGCGTGCCGGGCGCAGGGCGTCCAGGTCGGCTGCTTCCGCCCGCCCTCGGTGCCCGACCAGATCTCCCGCCTCCGGCTGACCGCCCGCGCCGACCTGACCGAGGCCGACGTGGAGCGCGCGGTGCGGGTGATCAGCGAGACCGGCGCATCCGCAGGTGCGGTATCCCGTCCTCGATGA
- a CDS encoding TetR/AcrR family transcriptional regulator, with translation MPERRDAARNRAAILAAASRLIGERGLDGVNMDDVAAAAGVGKGTVFRRFGDREGLVQAVVAESAQAWLAESEVLVTSTDRPPDERVITFVGTLFDHVMANLPVVRALEVVSARGSGCDANLDLTHSRLSALIAQVRPYEDADFLAHALLANLRGEHLHHLVHRVGLPVPQVRAGVIALARAVLTGDLVGAGRDATMPAL, from the coding sequence GTGCCCGAACGCCGAGACGCCGCCCGCAACCGGGCCGCGATCCTCGCCGCCGCGTCCCGGCTGATCGGGGAACGCGGGCTCGACGGGGTGAACATGGACGACGTGGCCGCGGCGGCGGGGGTCGGCAAGGGCACGGTGTTCCGGCGCTTCGGCGACCGGGAGGGGTTGGTCCAGGCCGTCGTGGCGGAGAGCGCGCAGGCGTGGCTGGCCGAGTCCGAGGTGCTGGTGACGTCCACCGACCGGCCGCCGGACGAGAGGGTGATCACGTTCGTGGGCACCCTGTTCGACCACGTGATGGCCAACCTGCCGGTGGTCCGGGCGCTGGAGGTGGTGTCGGCGCGGGGCAGTGGGTGCGATGCGAACCTCGACCTCACGCACTCGAGGTTGTCCGCGTTGATCGCGCAGGTCAGGCCCTATGAGGACGCCGATTTCCTGGCCCACGCCCTGCTGGCCAACCTGCGCGGCGAACACCTCCACCACCTGGTGCACCGGGTCGGTCTGCCGGTGCCGCAGGTGCGGGCCGGTGTGATCGCGCTCGCGCGGGCCGTGCTGACCGGGGACTTGGTCGGTGCCGGCCGGGATGCGACGATGCCTGCGCTGTAG
- a CDS encoding putative cobaltochelatase has protein sequence MGARFPFSAVVGHDDLRLALLLNAVHPGIGGVLVRGEKGTAKSTVVRALAALLPELDVVPGCRFACDPAVEIECPDGPHNAGVPERRPARLVELPVGATEDRLIGSLDLERALTEGVRAYQPGLLAAAHRGVLYVDEVNLLHDHLVDLLLDAAAMGRAHVEREGVSVSHAASFLLVGTMNPEEGELRPQLLDRFGLTVSVKAARDVATRTEVIRRRLAYEADPAGFAARWAEQDAELAARIVAARDRLPGVVLPDAELRRIAAVCAAFEVDGMRADLVVARTAVAHAAWRGADEVEEADVEAAVRLALPHRKRRDPFDEPGLEEQQLEDAMKQGAEHAAEPEPEPDPDGPDGGGLPEGADDGLPPESPESPERSTAGQGTGSERTHAPAPSFRTRLLQVPGVGEGAPGKRSRARARTGRVVRSSTVDGSGLHLVGTLGAAAPHQSVRGRSGPGLVLRGTDLRLSVREGKESNLVLFVVDASGSMAARQRMSAVSGAVISLLRDAYQRRDKVGVITFRGGSAETALPPTNSVDAAAARLRQLRTGGRTPLADGLLRARKVLQTERVRDPRRRPLLVLLTDGRATATGTGGDPMRDALRAAGLLAADDVAAVVVDCESGHLRLGLAGRVAEALDAVCLRLEELSADQVAGVVRAARAA, from the coding sequence ATGGGCGCGCGTTTCCCCTTTTCCGCCGTCGTCGGCCACGACGACCTCCGCTTGGCCCTGCTGTTGAACGCCGTGCACCCCGGGATCGGCGGTGTGCTGGTGCGGGGTGAGAAGGGGACCGCGAAGTCGACCGTGGTCCGGGCGCTGGCGGCGCTGCTGCCGGAGCTGGACGTGGTCCCGGGCTGCCGCTTCGCCTGCGACCCGGCGGTGGAGATCGAGTGCCCCGATGGCCCGCACAACGCCGGTGTTCCCGAGCGGCGGCCGGCGCGGTTGGTCGAACTGCCGGTGGGCGCCACCGAGGACCGGTTGATCGGATCGCTGGACCTGGAGCGCGCGTTGACCGAGGGCGTGCGCGCCTACCAGCCCGGGTTGCTGGCCGCCGCGCACCGGGGCGTCCTCTACGTGGACGAGGTCAACCTCCTGCACGACCACCTGGTCGACCTCCTCCTCGACGCCGCCGCGATGGGTCGTGCGCACGTCGAGCGCGAAGGTGTCTCGGTGTCGCACGCGGCCTCGTTCCTGCTGGTCGGCACGATGAACCCCGAGGAAGGCGAGCTCCGGCCCCAGTTGCTGGACCGCTTCGGGCTGACCGTCTCCGTCAAGGCCGCTCGGGACGTGGCCACGCGCACCGAGGTCATCCGCCGCCGTCTCGCCTACGAGGCCGACCCGGCCGGGTTCGCCGCGCGGTGGGCCGAGCAGGACGCCGAGCTGGCCGCCCGGATCGTCGCCGCCCGGGACCGGCTGCCCGGGGTCGTGCTGCCCGACGCCGAGCTGCGGCGGATCGCGGCCGTGTGCGCGGCCTTCGAGGTGGACGGGATGCGGGCGGACCTGGTGGTCGCGCGCACGGCCGTTGCCCACGCCGCCTGGCGGGGTGCCGACGAGGTCGAGGAGGCCGACGTCGAGGCCGCCGTCCGGCTCGCGTTGCCGCACCGCAAGCGCCGCGACCCGTTCGACGAGCCCGGCCTGGAGGAACAGCAGCTCGAGGACGCCATGAAGCAGGGCGCCGAGCACGCGGCCGAACCGGAGCCCGAACCCGACCCCGATGGTCCGGACGGTGGCGGGTTGCCCGAGGGCGCTGACGACGGTCTGCCGCCCGAGTCGCCCGAGTCGCCGGAACGGTCCACCGCCGGCCAGGGCACCGGGTCCGAGCGCACGCACGCGCCGGCGCCGTCGTTCCGGACGCGGTTGTTGCAGGTCCCGGGCGTGGGCGAGGGTGCGCCGGGCAAGAGGTCGCGGGCGCGGGCGCGCACCGGGCGGGTCGTGCGGTCGTCCACTGTGGACGGCAGCGGGCTGCACCTGGTCGGCACGCTGGGCGCGGCGGCACCCCACCAGTCCGTGCGCGGGCGCAGCGGTCCCGGCCTGGTGCTGCGCGGCACCGACCTGCGGCTCTCGGTCCGGGAGGGCAAGGAGAGCAACCTCGTCCTGTTCGTGGTGGACGCGTCCGGCTCGATGGCCGCCCGGCAGCGCATGTCGGCGGTCAGCGGCGCGGTGATCTCCCTGCTGCGCGACGCCTACCAGCGGCGGGACAAGGTCGGCGTGATCACGTTCCGGGGCGGCAGCGCCGAGACCGCCCTCCCGCCGACGAACTCCGTGGACGCCGCCGCCGCTCGCCTGCGGCAGCTCCGCACGGGCGGCCGGACCCCGCTCGCGGACGGGCTCTTGAGGGCGCGGAAGGTGCTCCAGACCGAACGGGTCCGCGACCCGCGCCGCCGTCCGCTGCTGGTCCTGCTCACCGACGGCCGCGCCACCGCCACCGGCACCGGCGGCGACCCGATGCGCGACGCCCTGCGCGCGGCCGGACTGCTGGCCGCCGACGACGTGGCGGCCGTGGTGGTGGACTGCGAGTCCGGCCACCTCCGGCTCGGCCTCGCCGGCCGCGTCGCCGAAGCGCTGGACGCGGTGTGCCTGCGCCTCGAAGAACTGTCCGCCGACCAGGTCGCCGGCGTCGTGCGCGCCGCACGCGCCGCGTAA
- a CDS encoding GNAT family N-acetyltransferase, protein MRSQPFPATLRRKWSADLSAAELYQLLKLRNEVFVVEQNCVYADLDGRDLEPTTRHFWLETDGTTQAYLRLLEEPDGTYRIGRVCTARAARGLGFSRRLVEAALVEVGRTECVLDAQTYVADFYASFGFRPEGAEFIEDGIPHLRMRRSR, encoded by the coding sequence GTGCGTTCGCAACCCTTCCCGGCCACGCTGCGCCGCAAGTGGTCCGCCGACCTGAGCGCGGCGGAGCTCTACCAGCTGCTCAAGCTGCGCAACGAGGTGTTCGTGGTCGAGCAGAACTGCGTCTACGCCGACCTCGACGGCCGTGACCTCGAACCCACGACCCGGCACTTCTGGCTGGAGACCGACGGCACGACCCAGGCCTACCTGCGGCTGCTGGAGGAACCCGACGGCACCTACCGCATCGGCCGCGTCTGCACGGCCCGTGCCGCACGCGGTCTCGGGTTCAGCCGCCGGCTGGTGGAAGCCGCGCTGGTCGAGGTCGGGCGCACCGAGTGCGTGCTGGACGCCCAGACCTACGTCGCCGACTTCTACGCCTCGTTCGGCTTCCGGCCCGAGGGCGCGGAGTTCATCGAGGACGGGATACCGCACCTGCGGATGCGCCGGTCTCGCTGA
- a CDS encoding serine protease: MRISALVLAVLVLAATPAAAVVGGREAADQPWVVALYDANGNFYCGGALIAADKVLTAAHCTVERTAFGTHERRAGDIRVVAGRRDLGRKDGREARVSIVWRHPDFRSAAQGDDIATLTLVEKLPYRPVPLGEAGPGDVGTVLGWGRTAELAPPSPTLREVDLPVLDDQACGRVLEGFRPDAMLCAGYPDGGRDACEGDSGGPLTVRGALVGIVSYGKGCARAGLPGAYTRVSRYRDRI; encoded by the coding sequence ATGCGCATCAGCGCGCTGGTCCTCGCCGTGCTCGTCCTCGCCGCCACGCCGGCTGCCGCTGTCGTGGGTGGGCGGGAGGCTGCCGACCAGCCGTGGGTGGTGGCGCTCTACGACGCGAACGGCAACTTCTACTGCGGTGGGGCGTTGATCGCGGCCGACAAGGTGCTGACCGCCGCGCACTGCACGGTGGAGCGGACGGCGTTCGGCACTCACGAGCGGCGGGCCGGGGACATCCGGGTCGTGGCCGGGCGGAGGGACCTCGGACGCAAGGACGGGCGCGAGGCGCGGGTGTCGATCGTGTGGCGGCACCCGGACTTCCGCAGTGCGGCGCAAGGGGACGACATCGCCACGTTGACGTTGGTGGAGAAGTTGCCCTACCGGCCGGTGCCGTTGGGGGAGGCCGGGCCGGGGGACGTGGGGACCGTGTTGGGGTGGGGGCGTACCGCCGAACTCGCGCCGCCGAGTCCGACGCTGCGCGAAGTGGACCTGCCGGTGCTGGACGACCAGGCGTGCGGGCGGGTGTTGGAGGGGTTCCGGCCCGACGCGATGTTGTGCGCGGGCTACCCGGACGGCGGCCGGGACGCCTGCGAGGGTGACTCCGGTGGCCCGTTGACCGTGCGCGGCGCGCTGGTCGGGATCGTGTCCTACGGCAAGGGGTGTGCGCGGGCCGGGTTGCCCGGGGCCTACACGAGGGTGAGCCGGTACCGCGACCGCATCTGA
- a CDS encoding serine protease: protein MRTFLAVLLALVTLAPSAAATEDPKIVGGTVVEDVADYPFVVALLTAEGRQFCGGALTKPNQVMTAAHCMVGLKPEDIRVVAGRLDLTTGEGVVSKVTTIRVHPDYEAAEKGDDIAWLTTETTFPSRYQPIELPEPADVLYRPGTVGTVLGWGRTTEGGQTSDVLREVDVPVLSNKDCHEAYDQYNKIAMFCAGFPEGGKDACQGDSGGPFVVNGKLAGIVSWGEGCARPGKPGMYTRVKHYVTD from the coding sequence ATGAGGACTTTCCTGGCTGTGCTGCTGGCACTGGTGACCCTCGCCCCGTCCGCCGCCGCGACCGAGGACCCGAAGATCGTCGGCGGTACAGTCGTGGAGGACGTCGCCGACTACCCGTTCGTCGTGGCCCTCTTGACCGCGGAGGGCAGGCAGTTCTGCGGCGGCGCGCTGACCAAGCCGAACCAGGTGATGACGGCGGCCCATTGCATGGTGGGCTTGAAGCCGGAGGACATCCGCGTCGTGGCCGGGCGCCTGGACCTCACCACGGGCGAGGGCGTGGTGTCGAAGGTGACGACGATCCGGGTGCACCCGGACTACGAGGCCGCGGAGAAGGGCGACGACATCGCCTGGCTCACCACGGAGACGACGTTCCCGAGCCGGTACCAGCCCATCGAGCTGCCCGAACCGGCGGACGTCCTGTACCGGCCCGGCACCGTCGGCACGGTGCTCGGCTGGGGCCGCACGACCGAGGGTGGTCAGACCAGTGACGTGCTGCGCGAGGTCGACGTGCCGGTCTTGTCCAACAAGGACTGCCACGAGGCCTACGACCAGTACAACAAGATCGCGATGTTCTGCGCGGGCTTCCCGGAGGGCGGCAAGGACGCGTGTCAGGGCGACTCGGGCGGCCCGTTCGTGGTGAACGGCAAGCTGGCCGGGATCGTTTCGTGGGGCGAGGGGTGTGCGCGTCCGGGCAAGCCCGGCATGTACACGCGCGTCAAGCACTACGTGACTGATTAG
- the cobO gene encoding cob(I)yrinic acid a,c-diamide adenosyltransferase, which produces MPQGQPAVVPTDGLTTRQRRNRPLLVLHTGEMKGKSTAAFGLALRGWNQGWSIGVFQFVKSAKWKVGEENAFRALGRLHEQTGEGGPVEWHKMGEGWSWSRKQGTEEDHAAAAREGWQEIARRLSAEQHGLYVLDEFTYPLHWGWIDVDEVVTALRERPGHQHVVITGRYAPQALVDAADLVVEMTKVKHPMDAGQKGQKGIEW; this is translated from the coding sequence GTGCCCCAGGGACAGCCGGCCGTCGTGCCCACAGACGGTCTCACCACCCGGCAGCGCCGCAACCGCCCGCTGCTGGTCCTCCACACGGGGGAGATGAAGGGCAAGTCCACCGCCGCCTTCGGCCTCGCGCTGCGCGGGTGGAACCAGGGCTGGTCGATCGGCGTCTTCCAGTTCGTGAAGTCGGCCAAGTGGAAGGTGGGCGAGGAGAACGCCTTCCGCGCGCTGGGTCGGTTGCACGAGCAGACCGGCGAGGGCGGGCCCGTCGAGTGGCACAAGATGGGCGAAGGCTGGTCGTGGTCGCGCAAGCAGGGCACCGAGGAGGACCACGCCGCCGCCGCCCGTGAGGGCTGGCAGGAGATCGCCCGGAGGCTCTCCGCCGAGCAGCACGGCCTCTACGTGCTCGACGAGTTCACCTACCCGCTGCACTGGGGCTGGATCGACGTGGACGAGGTCGTCACGGCGCTGCGCGAGCGGCCCGGCCACCAGCACGTCGTCATCACCGGCCGGTACGCGCCGCAGGCCCTGGTCGACGCCGCCGACCTGGTGGTGGAGATGACCAAGGTCAAGCACCCGATGGACGCGGGGCAGAAGGGCCAGAAGGGGATCGAGTGGTGA